A genomic window from Streptomyces sp. NBC_01429 includes:
- a CDS encoding MTH1187 family thiamine-binding protein, with translation MIVAFSVSPLGVGEDVGEYVADAVRVVRESGLPNRTDAMFTSIEGEWDEVMDVVKRAVAAVEARAGRVSLVLKADIRPGVTDGLTSKVETVERHLAS, from the coding sequence ATGATCGTCGCCTTCTCCGTCTCCCCCCTCGGCGTGGGGGAGGACGTCGGTGAGTATGTCGCCGACGCCGTCAGGGTCGTCCGTGAGTCCGGTCTGCCGAACCGTACGGACGCCATGTTCACCTCGATCGAGGGCGAGTGGGACGAGGTGATGGACGTCGTCAAGCGCGCCGTCGCCGCCGTCGAGGCCCGCGCCGGGCGCGTCTCGCTGGTCCTCAAGGCCGACATCCGGCCCGGCGTCACCGACGGGCTCACCTCGAAGGTCGAGACCGTCGAGCGCCACCTCGCCTCGTGA
- a CDS encoding DUF3817 domain-containing protein, whose amino-acid sequence MDIKTASALHRLRLVSAPEAVSFLLLLVCSVLKRTTEFNAVPVMGAVHGVLFILYVIFWADAWNRTKWSLGTAALYFVLSVLPLGGFYADRRLKRAADDAVIASRARREGTVSA is encoded by the coding sequence GTGGACATCAAGACCGCTTCCGCCCTCCACCGCCTCCGCCTGGTCTCCGCCCCGGAGGCCGTCTCCTTCCTGCTGCTGCTCGTCTGCTCGGTGCTCAAGCGCACGACGGAGTTCAACGCGGTCCCCGTGATGGGCGCCGTCCACGGCGTTCTCTTCATCCTCTACGTGATCTTCTGGGCCGACGCCTGGAACCGCACCAAGTGGTCCCTCGGGACGGCCGCGCTCTACTTCGTCCTCTCCGTCCTGCCGCTCGGCGGCTTCTACGCCGACCGCAGGCTCAAGCGCGCGGCCGACGACGCCGTCATCGCCTCCCGCGCCCGCCGCGAAGGTACGGTGAGCGCATGA
- a CDS encoding AIM24 family protein → MAQFRLQGSRVLAVEMTGDAVKAKNGSMVAYDGRMTFKKLTGGGEGLRGMVTRRLTGEQMTVMEVKGQGTCYFADRASEINLVSLHGDKLYVESSNLLCTDAGLRTGTTFTGLRGGASGNGLFTTTVEGTGQAAIMSDGEAVILRVSQRYPLYVDPGAYIAHQGKLQQKLQSGVNFRTLIGEGSGESFQIRFEGEGLVYVQPSERNTIGGDL, encoded by the coding sequence GTGGCTCAGTTCCGACTGCAAGGCAGCAGGGTGCTCGCCGTCGAGATGACCGGCGACGCCGTCAAAGCGAAGAACGGGTCGATGGTCGCGTACGACGGCCGGATGACCTTCAAGAAGTTGACGGGGGGCGGTGAGGGGCTGCGCGGGATGGTGACGCGCCGGCTCACCGGCGAACAGATGACCGTGATGGAGGTGAAGGGCCAGGGCACCTGCTATTTCGCCGACCGGGCGAGCGAGATCAACCTCGTCTCGCTGCACGGCGACAAGCTCTATGTCGAGTCGAGCAATCTGCTCTGCACGGACGCGGGTCTGCGCACGGGCACGACCTTCACCGGCCTGCGCGGCGGGGCGTCGGGAAATGGCCTGTTCACGACCACCGTGGAGGGCACGGGGCAGGCGGCGATCATGTCGGACGGCGAGGCGGTGATCCTGCGGGTGTCGCAGCGGTACCCGCTGTACGTGGACCCGGGGGCGTACATCGCGCACCAGGGCAAGCTTCAGCAGAAGCTCCAGTCCGGGGTGAACTTCCGGACGCTCATCGGCGAGGGCTCGGGCGAGTCCTTCCAGATCCGCTTCGAGGGCGAGGGGCTCGTGTACGTCCAGCCGAGCGAGCGGAACACGATCGGGGGCGATCTCTAG
- a CDS encoding AIM24 family protein: MPFREINSKMVEATVAPGQKLFSQRGAMLAYRGEVGFTPNIRGGQGGLMSMIGRRVANEATPLMTVEGSGTVLFGHGGHHIQVINLAGDTLYVEADRLLAFDGTLQQGTMFMGSQGGVMGMVRGQVTGQGLFTTTLKGHGAVAVMAHGGVIELPITPGAEIRVDPQAYVAHHGDVRNKLSAALGWREMVGRGSGEAFQLELSGSGAVYVQASEEKL; this comes from the coding sequence GTGCCGTTCCGCGAGATCAACTCGAAGATGGTCGAGGCCACGGTGGCCCCCGGCCAGAAGCTGTTCAGCCAGCGCGGCGCGATGCTCGCCTACCGGGGGGAGGTCGGCTTCACGCCGAACATCCGGGGCGGCCAGGGCGGCCTCATGTCGATGATCGGCCGGCGCGTGGCCAACGAGGCGACCCCGCTCATGACGGTCGAGGGCAGCGGCACGGTGCTGTTCGGCCACGGCGGGCACCACATCCAGGTCATCAACCTCGCCGGGGACACGCTGTACGTCGAGGCGGACCGGCTGCTCGCCTTCGACGGGACGCTCCAGCAGGGGACGATGTTCATGGGCTCGCAGGGCGGGGTGATGGGCATGGTGCGCGGCCAGGTCACCGGCCAGGGGCTGTTCACCACCACGCTCAAGGGGCATGGCGCGGTCGCGGTGATGGCACACGGCGGGGTGATCGAGCTGCCGATCACCCCGGGCGCGGAGATCCGGGTGGACCCGCAGGCGTACGTGGCCCACCACGGCGACGTACGGAACAAGCTCTCCGCCGCGCTCGGCTGGCGCGAGATGGTGGGGCGCGGCTCGGGCGAGGCGTTCCAGCTGGAGCTGAGCGGCAGCGGTGCGGTGTACGTCCAGGCGTCGGAGGAGAAGCTGTGA
- a CDS encoding AIM24 family protein, protein MTLPVDDNVNAYTFCVDLKGSRWFLQKGKMIAYYGEISFDGIGHGRFEGLVRSSFHSPLHAADWVVAEGSGKMLLADRAFDVNSFDLEDGNLTIRSGNLLAYQPTLALKQSIVPGFLTLIGTGKFVAASNGPVVFMEPPLRVDPQALVGWADCPSPCHHYDHGYMSGVLGGIRSLTGIGGTSGEEHQFEFVGAGTVLLQSTEELMTEQPTGTVTPEAGVPGSGAPAGGSGQLGDLQRRFGL, encoded by the coding sequence ATGACGCTGCCGGTCGACGACAACGTCAACGCGTACACCTTCTGCGTGGATCTGAAGGGGAGCCGGTGGTTCCTCCAGAAGGGGAAGATGATCGCCTATTACGGGGAGATCAGCTTCGACGGGATCGGCCATGGGCGCTTCGAGGGGCTGGTGCGCAGCAGCTTCCACTCGCCGCTGCACGCCGCCGACTGGGTGGTCGCCGAGGGCAGCGGCAAGATGCTGCTGGCCGACCGGGCGTTCGACGTCAACTCCTTCGACCTGGAGGACGGGAATCTGACGATCCGGTCCGGGAATCTGCTGGCGTACCAGCCGACGCTGGCGCTCAAGCAGTCGATCGTGCCGGGCTTTCTGACCCTGATCGGCACGGGGAAGTTCGTCGCCGCGTCGAACGGTCCGGTGGTGTTCATGGAGCCGCCGCTGCGGGTGGATCCGCAGGCGCTGGTGGGCTGGGCGGACTGCCCGTCCCCCTGCCACCATTACGATCATGGCTATATGTCGGGTGTGCTCGGCGGGATCCGGTCATTGACGGGCATCGGGGGCACCTCGGGCGAGGAGCACCAGTTCGAGTTCGTCGGGGCGGGGACGGTGCTGCTCCAGTCGACCGAGGAGCTGATGACGGAGCAGCCGACGGGCACGGTGACCCCCGAGGCGGGGGTGCCCGGCAGCGGCGCTCCGGCGGGGGGCTCGGGACAGCTGGGCGACCTCCAGCGTCGCTTCGGGCTGTGA
- a CDS encoding MarR family winged helix-turn-helix transcriptional regulator: protein METETATRWLSDAEQCAWRTHLDVNKLLTHQLEKDLQPFGLTMNDYEILVNLSESDDRRMRMSDLAATTLQSKSRLSHQITRMETAGLVRREHCESDRRGLFAVLTDSGMETMQQVAPHHVESVRRHFIDLLSPEALAELRASLTPVAEHLHGRRGKA from the coding sequence ATGGAGACCGAGACGGCCACCCGCTGGCTGAGCGACGCGGAGCAGTGCGCATGGCGCACGCATCTGGATGTCAACAAGCTGCTGACGCACCAGTTGGAGAAAGACCTCCAGCCGTTCGGCCTGACCATGAACGACTACGAGATCCTGGTGAATCTCTCCGAGTCGGATGACCGGCGCATGCGGATGAGCGACCTCGCCGCCACCACCCTCCAGTCCAAGAGCCGACTCTCGCACCAGATCACCCGGATGGAGACGGCCGGACTGGTCCGCAGGGAGCACTGCGAGTCGGACCGGCGCGGCCTCTTCGCGGTGCTGACGGACAGCGGCATGGAGACCATGCAGCAGGTCGCGCCGCACCATGTCGAGTCCGTGCGCAGGCACTTCATCGATCTGCTCTCGCCCGAGGCGCTCGCGGAGCTGCGGGCGTCACTGACCCCGGTCGCGGAGCATCTGCACGGACGGCGCGGCAAGGCCTGA
- a CDS encoding sensor histidine kinase, with product MRRRVGRRRFGSVRARASLGATAVVAVALLAAGLAVLLSLRSNLTEQADRQADRAAREVALDIASQAPDRVAYADLELPDEEDHPVQVTDEDGRLLVASEGLERISGTGVRAVRAAATPGPGASSTGSGSADGDDDSGDADGDDDSGDADGDDSNDSDDSHDRGGSDDDPAVGEIGDTTSYGSGSATVDGDTADYRFATIEATDRAGETVLVHAGASLADRQDAVRTTGLSMLAGLPVLLLVVGGVTWLMTRRALRPVEGIRRELAAITASEDLSRRVPEPATHDEVARLARTTNETLTALEASVERQRRFVADASHELRSPIASLRTQLEVGEAHPALLDVPGAVADTVRLQRLAADLLLLARLDAGERPARAARFDLGALVHEEVSQRTLDRIPVAVDVLPGAEVAGSRGQLARVLGNLLDNAQRHAAGSVTASVRRSGSTVVLAVADDGPGVPDAERERVFERFVRLDDARSRDDGGAGLGLAIARDVAERHGGTLTAGRAECGGALFELRLPSADDGPTPA from the coding sequence GTGAGACGCCGCGTGGGACGCCGCCGGTTCGGCTCCGTACGCGCCAGGGCGTCCCTGGGCGCGACGGCCGTGGTGGCGGTCGCGCTGCTGGCCGCCGGGCTCGCGGTGCTCCTCTCGCTGCGCTCGAACCTCACGGAGCAGGCGGACCGGCAGGCCGACAGGGCGGCGCGCGAGGTCGCGCTGGACATCGCCTCCCAGGCCCCGGACCGGGTCGCGTACGCGGACCTCGAACTGCCCGACGAGGAGGACCATCCGGTGCAGGTGACCGACGAGGACGGCCGGCTGCTGGTGGCCAGTGAGGGGCTGGAACGGATCAGCGGCACCGGAGTCCGCGCGGTACGGGCGGCGGCCACTCCCGGACCGGGCGCGAGCAGCACCGGCTCCGGCTCCGCCGACGGGGACGACGACTCCGGCGACGCCGACGGGGACGACGACTCCGGCGACGCCGACGGGGACGATTCGAACGACTCCGACGACAGCCACGACCGGGGCGGGAGCGACGACGACCCCGCCGTCGGCGAGATCGGCGACACCACCTCGTACGGCTCGGGCAGCGCCACCGTGGACGGTGACACCGCCGACTACCGCTTCGCGACGATCGAGGCGACCGACCGCGCGGGGGAGACGGTCCTCGTCCACGCGGGCGCCTCACTCGCGGACCGGCAGGACGCCGTTCGCACCACCGGGCTCTCCATGCTGGCGGGGCTGCCGGTCCTGCTGCTGGTCGTCGGGGGAGTGACCTGGCTGATGACCCGTCGGGCGCTCAGGCCCGTGGAGGGCATCCGGCGCGAACTGGCCGCCATCACCGCCTCCGAGGACCTGTCCAGACGGGTTCCTGAGCCCGCCACGCACGACGAGGTGGCGCGGCTGGCCCGGACGACCAACGAGACGCTCACCGCGCTGGAGGCGTCCGTGGAGCGGCAGCGCCGCTTCGTCGCCGACGCCTCGCACGAGCTGCGCAGCCCCATCGCCTCACTCCGTACGCAGCTGGAGGTGGGCGAGGCGCATCCGGCGCTGCTGGACGTTCCCGGCGCGGTCGCCGACACCGTACGGCTCCAGCGGCTCGCGGCCGATCTGCTGCTGCTGGCCCGGCTGGACGCGGGGGAGCGGCCCGCCCGCGCCGCCCGGTTCGATCTGGGCGCGCTGGTGCACGAGGAGGTGTCGCAGCGGACCCTGGACCGGATCCCGGTCGCGGTCGATGTGCTGCCGGGGGCGGAAGTGGCCGGATCACGCGGTCAGTTGGCCCGGGTGCTGGGCAATCTGCTGGACAACGCGCAGCGCCACGCCGCCGGTTCGGTCACCGCGTCCGTACGGCGGTCGGGCTCCACGGTGGTGCTCGCGGTCGCCGACGACGGCCCCGGGGTGCCGGACGCGGAGCGCGAGCGCGTCTTCGAACGGTTCGTACGGCTCGACGACGCCCGCAGCCGCGACGACGGCGGCGCCGGGCTCGGTCTGGCCATCGCCCGCGATGTGGCCGAGCGGCACGGCGGTACGCTCACGGCCGGCCGCGCGGAGTGCGGCGGCGCCCTGTTCGAGCTGCGGCTGCCCTCGGCCGACGACGGCCCGACGCCCGCCTGA
- a CDS encoding response regulator transcription factor yields the protein MRLLIVEDEKRLAVSLAGGLRAEGFAVDVVHDGLEGLHRASEGVYDLVVLDIMLPGLNGYRVCAALRAAGHDVPILMLTAKDGEYDEAEGLDTGADDYLTKPFSYVVLVARVRALLRRRGSAGASPVLRIGALSVDTAARRVFRDETEVALTAKEFAVLEQLAVRAGEVVGKQWILEHVWDFAYDGDPNIIEVYISALRRKLGAAAIQTVRGAGYRLVAS from the coding sequence ATGCGCTTGCTGATCGTGGAGGACGAAAAGCGGCTCGCGGTCTCCCTCGCCGGGGGACTGCGGGCCGAAGGCTTCGCCGTCGATGTCGTTCACGACGGCCTCGAAGGGCTGCACCGCGCGAGCGAGGGCGTCTACGACCTCGTCGTGCTCGACATCATGCTGCCCGGCCTGAACGGCTACCGGGTCTGCGCGGCCCTGCGCGCCGCCGGGCACGACGTGCCGATCCTGATGCTCACCGCGAAGGACGGCGAGTACGACGAGGCTGAGGGGCTCGACACGGGCGCCGACGACTATCTGACCAAGCCGTTCTCGTACGTCGTGCTCGTCGCCCGGGTCAGGGCGCTGCTGCGCCGGCGCGGGTCGGCCGGTGCCTCGCCCGTGCTGCGGATCGGGGCGCTGAGCGTGGACACGGCGGCCCGCCGGGTCTTCCGGGACGAGACCGAAGTGGCCCTGACGGCGAAGGAGTTCGCCGTACTGGAGCAGCTGGCGGTGCGGGCGGGCGAGGTGGTCGGCAAGCAGTGGATCCTGGAGCACGTCTGGGACTTCGCCTACGACGGCGACCCGAACATCATCGAGGTCTACATCAGCGCGCTGCGGCGCAAGCTCGGCGCCGCGGCGATCCAGACGGTGCGCGGCGCCGGATACCGGCTGGTCGCGTCGTGA
- a CDS encoding PepSY domain-containing protein has translation MKLKLAISAITAAALIGGGTYTALATSHSTDIARAERPTPAPTATSATDDPPPAATPSTTVTATSTPTATAAPGDREELTASEAVAAALAKFPGAVSSVERDDDRAGRWEVDLFGTDDVRRELTVDALTGAVRVDRADRDDDGDDDAEDRAALRAAAVDVRRAAAAALASVPGSVTSAEIDDDTPGAHWEVEVRGKDGREHELNVDARTAKVTADRDDDHADGDDD, from the coding sequence ATGAAGCTGAAGCTCGCCATCTCCGCGATCACCGCGGCGGCACTGATCGGCGGCGGCACCTACACGGCGCTCGCCACCTCGCACAGCACCGACATCGCACGGGCGGAGCGGCCGACTCCGGCGCCGACGGCCACCTCGGCGACCGACGATCCGCCCCCGGCCGCGACGCCCTCCACGACCGTCACGGCCACCTCCACCCCGACGGCGACGGCCGCGCCCGGGGACCGCGAGGAGCTCACCGCGAGCGAGGCGGTGGCCGCGGCGCTCGCGAAGTTCCCCGGCGCCGTGTCCTCCGTCGAGCGGGACGACGACCGCGCCGGCCGCTGGGAGGTCGACCTGTTCGGCACGGACGACGTCCGGCGCGAGCTGACGGTGGACGCGCTCACCGGCGCGGTGCGTGTGGACCGCGCGGACCGGGACGACGACGGGGACGACGACGCCGAGGACCGGGCCGCGCTGCGCGCCGCCGCGGTGGACGTCCGGCGGGCCGCGGCCGCCGCCCTCGCCTCCGTACCGGGCAGCGTGACGTCCGCCGAGATCGACGACGACACCCCGGGCGCCCACTGGGAGGTCGAGGTGCGCGGCAAGGACGGCCGTGAGCACGAGCTGAACGTCGACGCGCGGACCGCCAAGGTCACGGCGGACCGCGACGACGACCACGCCGACGGCGACGACGACTGA
- the meaB gene encoding methylmalonyl Co-A mutase-associated GTPase MeaB, producing the protein MQDVPELVAQAREGRPRAVARLISLVEGASPQLREVMAALAPLAGNAYVVGLTGPPGAGKSTSTSALISAYRRAGKRVAVLAVDPSSPFSGGALLGDRVRMSEHASDPGVYIRSMATRGHLGGLARSAPQAIRVLDAAGCDVIVVETVGVGQSEVEIASQADTSVVLLAPGMGDSIQAAKAGILEIGDVYVVNKADRDGADATARELNHMLALGEQRAAGDWRPPIVKTVASRGEGIDEVVEALEKHRAWMEEHGVLAARRTRRAAHEVETLAVTALRERIGDLHGDRRLDVLAERIVAGDLDPYTAADELVAGITGGR; encoded by the coding sequence ATGCAGGACGTCCCCGAGCTGGTGGCTCAGGCACGGGAGGGCCGGCCGCGCGCCGTGGCCCGGCTGATCTCACTGGTGGAGGGGGCGTCCCCGCAACTGCGCGAGGTGATGGCGGCGCTCGCGCCCCTCGCGGGCAACGCGTACGTCGTGGGGCTGACCGGGCCGCCGGGGGCGGGCAAGTCGACGTCGACCTCGGCGCTGATCTCCGCGTACCGGCGCGCGGGCAAGCGGGTCGCGGTGCTCGCCGTCGACCCCTCCTCGCCGTTCTCCGGGGGCGCGCTCCTCGGTGACCGCGTACGGATGTCCGAGCACGCCTCCGATCCCGGTGTCTATATCCGCTCCATGGCCACCCGGGGCCATCTGGGCGGGCTGGCCAGGTCGGCGCCGCAGGCGATCCGGGTGCTGGACGCGGCGGGGTGCGACGTGATCGTGGTGGAGACCGTCGGGGTCGGCCAGTCGGAGGTCGAGATCGCCTCCCAGGCCGACACCTCGGTGGTCCTGCTGGCCCCAGGCATGGGCGACTCCATCCAGGCGGCCAAGGCGGGCATCCTGGAGATCGGCGACGTGTACGTGGTCAACAAGGCCGACCGGGACGGCGCCGACGCCACGGCCCGCGAGCTGAACCACATGCTCGCCCTGGGCGAGCAGCGCGCCGCCGGCGACTGGCGCCCGCCCATCGTCAAGACCGTCGCCTCGCGCGGGGAAGGCATCGACGAGGTCGTCGAGGCCCTGGAGAAGCACCGCGCCTGGATGGAGGAGCACGGCGTCCTGGCCGCCCGCCGCACCCGCCGCGCCGCCCACGAGGTGGAGACCCTCGCCGTCACCGCCCTGCGCGAGCGCATCGGCGACCTGCACGGCGACCGCCGGCTGGACGTCCTCGCTGAGCGGATCGTGGCGGGCGACCTCGACCCGTACACGGCGGCCGACGAACTGGTGGCGGGGATCACGGGCGGGCGCTGA
- a CDS encoding acetyl-CoA C-acetyltransferase — protein MSGSNTTTSVIVAGARTPMGRLLGSLTPFSGADLGGFAIKAALERAGIGGEQVQYVIMGQVLQAGAGQIPARQAAVKAGIPMNVPALTVNKVCLSGLDAIALADQLIRAGEFDVIVAGGQESMTNAPHLLPKSRAGYKYGAVEMLDSMAHDGLTDSFENIAMGASTEHHNTRLGIERLPQDEFGALSHQRAAAARKNGVFEAEITPVEIPQRKGEPVIFGEDEGIRPETTAESLGRLRPAFAKDGTITAGTASQISDGAAAVVVMSKARALELGLDWIAEIGAHGNVAGPDNSLQSQPSNAIRHALEKEGIGVEDLDLIEINEAFAAVAVQSMKDLGVSPEKVNVNGGAIALGHPIGMSGARIVLHLALELKRRGGGTGAAALCGGGGQGDALIVRVAG, from the coding sequence ATGTCTGGATCGAACACCACCACCTCCGTGATCGTCGCGGGCGCCCGTACCCCGATGGGGCGGCTCCTCGGCTCGCTCACGCCCTTCAGCGGCGCCGATCTGGGCGGCTTCGCCATCAAGGCCGCGCTGGAGCGGGCCGGCATCGGCGGCGAGCAGGTGCAGTACGTGATCATGGGCCAGGTGCTCCAGGCCGGGGCCGGGCAGATCCCGGCCCGCCAGGCCGCCGTCAAGGCCGGTATCCCGATGAACGTTCCCGCGCTCACCGTCAACAAGGTCTGTCTCTCCGGGCTGGACGCGATCGCGCTGGCCGACCAGCTGATCCGCGCGGGCGAGTTCGACGTGATCGTCGCGGGCGGCCAGGAATCCATGACCAACGCGCCGCATCTGCTGCCCAAGTCCCGCGCGGGGTACAAGTACGGCGCGGTCGAGATGCTCGACTCGATGGCGCACGACGGGCTGACCGACTCCTTCGAGAACATCGCGATGGGCGCCTCCACCGAGCACCACAACACCCGGCTGGGCATCGAGCGGCTCCCGCAGGACGAGTTCGGCGCGCTCTCCCACCAGCGGGCCGCCGCGGCCCGGAAGAACGGTGTCTTCGAGGCGGAGATCACCCCCGTGGAGATCCCGCAGCGCAAGGGCGAGCCGGTGATCTTCGGCGAGGACGAGGGGATCCGCCCCGAGACGACCGCGGAGTCCCTGGGCCGGCTGCGGCCCGCCTTCGCGAAGGACGGCACGATCACGGCCGGCACGGCCTCGCAGATCTCCGACGGCGCGGCGGCTGTCGTGGTGATGAGCAAGGCCAGGGCGCTCGAACTGGGGCTGGACTGGATCGCCGAGATCGGCGCGCACGGCAATGTGGCGGGCCCGGACAACTCGCTCCAGTCCCAGCCGTCGAACGCGATCCGGCACGCGCTGGAGAAGGAGGGCATCGGCGTCGAGGACCTCGATCTGATCGAGATCAACGAGGCGTTCGCTGCGGTCGCCGTGCAGTCAATGAAGGACCTCGGGGTGTCCCCGGAAAAGGTGAACGTGAACGGCGGCGCGATCGCCCTCGGCCATCCGATCGGCATGTCCGGCGCCCGTATCGTGCTGCATCTGGCGCTGGAGCTGAAGCGGCGCGGCGGCGGGACCGGCGCGGCGGCGCTGTGCGGCGGCGGGGGCCAGGGAGACGCGCTGATCGTACGGGTGGCCGGGTAG
- the mce gene encoding methylmalonyl-CoA epimerase, producing the protein MLTRIDHIGIACFDLDATVEFYRATYGFEVFHTEVNEEQGVREAMLKINETSDGGASYLQLLESVREDSAVGKWLAKNGEGVHHIAFGTADVDGDAQAVRDKGVRVLYEEPRTGSMGSRITFLHPKDCHGVLTELVTSRPEH; encoded by the coding sequence ATGCTGACGCGAATCGACCACATCGGAATCGCCTGTTTCGACCTCGATGCGACCGTCGAGTTCTACCGGGCGACGTACGGCTTCGAGGTGTTCCACACCGAGGTCAACGAGGAGCAGGGCGTACGAGAGGCCATGCTCAAGATCAACGAGACGTCCGACGGCGGGGCTTCCTACCTTCAGCTCCTCGAATCCGTAAGGGAGGATTCGGCCGTGGGGAAGTGGCTGGCGAAGAACGGCGAGGGTGTGCACCACATCGCGTTCGGCACCGCCGACGTGGACGGTGACGCCCAGGCCGTGCGTGACAAGGGCGTACGCGTCCTCTACGAGGAGCCGCGCACCGGTTCCATGGGCTCGCGCATCACCTTCCTCCACCCCAAGGACTGTCACGGAGTCCTCACAGAACTCGTCACCTCCCGTCCGGAGCACTGA